The Lacipirellula parvula genome window below encodes:
- the ettA gene encoding energy-dependent translational throttle protein EttA, whose amino-acid sequence MGQKYIYQISNLNKKIGQREILKDVNLAFYPGAKIGVLGRNGAGKSTLLRIMAGIDKDFDGEAKLTEGFTVGMLTQEPHLNPEKDVRGNIDEAVAGTLALLKEFEEIGEKYAEVADDPDAMEKLMNRQAVLQDKIEACNAWELDRQIEIAMDAMNLPPSDADVTKLSGGEKRRVALCKLLLEHPDLLLLDEPTNHLDAESVAWLERHLADYTGTIVAVTHDRYFLDNVAGWILEIEYGRGLPFEGNYTSWLEQKQKRLALEEKQESARQRALAKELEWIRMAPKARQAKSKARVNAYEKMVAEQIEQKVEELEIQIPPGKRLGDRVIDAENLGKSYGDRVIFENVNFRLPAGGIVGVIGANGAGKTTMLRMLMGQEKPDTGQLVIGETVELGYVDQSRDDLDPNKTVYEEISGGLDNLQMGKTTMNSRAYVSRFNFTKTDQQKKVGVLSGGERNRVHLAKLLRKGTNVLLLDEPTNDLDVDTLRSLEEAVANFVGCAVVVSHDRWFLDRLATHILAFEGDGYVHWCEGNFQIYESQRRERLGVGADEPHRFKYKKLQQN is encoded by the coding sequence ATGGGTCAGAAATACATCTACCAAATCTCCAATCTCAACAAAAAGATTGGCCAACGCGAAATCCTCAAAGACGTCAATTTGGCGTTCTACCCCGGCGCGAAGATCGGCGTCCTCGGTCGCAACGGCGCCGGCAAAAGCACGCTGCTACGGATCATGGCGGGGATCGATAAGGACTTCGACGGCGAAGCGAAGCTGACCGAAGGCTTCACCGTCGGCATGCTCACGCAAGAGCCGCACCTCAATCCCGAGAAGGACGTCCGCGGCAACATCGACGAAGCGGTCGCCGGCACGCTCGCCCTGCTGAAGGAATTCGAGGAAATCGGCGAGAAGTACGCCGAGGTCGCCGACGATCCCGACGCGATGGAAAAGTTGATGAACCGGCAGGCCGTCCTGCAGGACAAAATCGAAGCGTGCAACGCCTGGGAACTCGACCGCCAGATCGAAATCGCGATGGACGCGATGAACCTGCCCCCGAGCGATGCCGACGTCACGAAACTCTCCGGCGGCGAGAAGCGTCGCGTCGCGCTCTGCAAATTGCTGCTTGAGCACCCCGACTTGCTGCTGCTCGACGAACCGACGAACCATCTCGACGCCGAGAGCGTCGCGTGGCTCGAACGCCACTTGGCCGATTACACCGGCACGATCGTCGCCGTGACCCACGATCGTTACTTCCTCGACAACGTCGCCGGCTGGATTCTTGAAATCGAATATGGCCGCGGCTTGCCGTTCGAAGGGAACTACACCTCGTGGCTCGAGCAAAAGCAAAAGCGGCTCGCGCTCGAAGAGAAGCAGGAATCGGCCCGCCAACGCGCGCTGGCGAAGGAACTCGAGTGGATCCGCATGGCCCCCAAGGCTCGCCAGGCGAAGAGCAAGGCTCGCGTGAACGCCTACGAGAAGATGGTCGCCGAGCAGATCGAGCAGAAAGTCGAAGAGCTCGAAATCCAGATCCCGCCCGGCAAGCGGCTGGGCGATCGCGTCATCGACGCCGAAAACCTCGGCAAGTCGTATGGCGACCGCGTGATTTTCGAGAACGTCAACTTCCGGCTCCCCGCGGGCGGCATCGTCGGCGTCATTGGGGCCAACGGCGCCGGCAAGACGACGATGCTTCGCATGCTGATGGGCCAAGAGAAGCCCGACACGGGGCAGCTCGTCATCGGCGAGACGGTGGAACTCGGCTACGTCGATCAGTCACGCGACGACCTCGACCCCAACAAGACCGTCTACGAGGAAATCTCCGGCGGCCTCGACAACCTGCAGATGGGCAAAACGACGATGAACTCGCGGGCCTACGTCTCGCGGTTCAACTTCACGAAGACCGATCAGCAAAAGAAGGTCGGCGTCCTCTCCGGCGGCGAGCGCAACCGCGTCCACCTGGCGAAGCTGCTCCGCAAGGGGACGAACGTCCTGCTGCTCGACGAACCGACGAACGACCTCGACGTCGACACGCTGCGGTCGCTCGAAGAAGCCGTGGCCAACTTCGTCGGCTGCGCCGTGGTCGTGAGCCACGATCGCTGGTTCCTCGACCGCCTCGCGACGCACATTCTCGCCTTCGAGGGCGACGGTTACGTCCACTGGTGCGAAGGCAACTTCCAGATTTACGAATCGCAACGCCGCGAGCGTCTGGGCGTCGGCGCCGACGAACCCCACCGTTTCAAGTACAAGAAGCTGCAGCAAAACTAA
- a CDS encoding translation elongation factor EF-P — MLAKDLKPGGIVKHDGAPIIIETIMVQSPSARGGTTLYKFRARNLVTKQKVDLVHKGTDNLPDADFEKRAVTLMYSDVEQVHLLDSENYEQYALPLADIADEMQYVTESLEGMLALIYNDQCVGLQLPASVTLEIIECDPGIKGNSATSRNKPAKLSTGFFVQVPEYLKQGESIKVDTRTGAFLGRA; from the coding sequence ATGCTCGCAAAAGATCTCAAGCCCGGCGGCATCGTCAAACATGATGGCGCCCCGATCATTATCGAAACCATCATGGTGCAATCGCCGTCGGCCCGCGGCGGCACGACGCTCTACAAGTTCCGCGCGCGGAACCTGGTGACCAAGCAAAAGGTCGACCTCGTTCACAAGGGAACCGACAACCTGCCCGACGCCGACTTCGAAAAGCGAGCCGTCACGCTGATGTACAGCGACGTCGAGCAGGTCCACCTGCTCGACTCCGAGAACTACGAGCAGTACGCCCTGCCCCTCGCCGACATTGCCGACGAGATGCAGTACGTGACCGAATCGCTCGAAGGGATGCTCGCCCTGATCTACAACGACCAGTGCGTCGGCCTGCAACTCCCAGCGTCGGTGACGCTGGAGATCATCGAATGCGATCCGGGCATCAAGGGGAACTCGGCCACGTCACGCAACAAGCCGGCGAAGCTCTCGACCGGCTTCTTTGTGCAGGTGCCGGAATATTTGAAGCAGGGCGAGTCGATTAAGGTCGACACGCGGACCGGGGCGTTCTTGGGGCGGGCGTAG
- a CDS encoding carboxy terminal-processing peptidase, which yields MFRSAMKGAGAKTRRRLLGLALVGVATSTLVAPLATARPTDPDPREKIKQKNISIFVSSLIDKRHMAKLGVGDDISQRALEMYFKTLDPMKLYFYQSDIDQFAPESTKIDDYIKAGDVTLAKKIFDLFLTRVAERTAVAQKLVDAPHDFTVDESMERDPEKMSWFKTKEEADERWRKRVKYDLLLQTTDKETPADQTLDRLHKRYRAIDKRWDQTSNDELLEMFLTAVTMSFDPHSSYMSPENLENFAIQMRLELDGIGASLESKYGETVVRHIVPGGAADKDGRLKVDDVITGVAQGPEGEMIDITDMKLNDVVMKIRGKPGSVVRLEVKKAGGAELANYDITRARIELKDSEARSAVVERGPKGEVVKAEEGSSLKVADDPNAATGNVIEQKSADGTVFRIGVINLPSFYMDMEGRRSGREDYKSAVRDVRRLLEELKQQKVDMIVMDLRFNGGGSLPESVEMTGLFIDQGPVVQVKGPDGRVIPHDDDKPGAVWEGPLMVVINKFSASASEIFAGAIQDYGRGIVVGDKATHGKGTVQELEELGRYVNQFAPPNYGALKMTIQQFYRPGGDSTQNRGVVSDVELPSQTTHWPVGESDLDYALKFDSVLPRPHENYPNASPKTLDELRSRSTARVEKSKDFDKVKKQIARYLERKDEPLTLNKEKFIAERDELNTEKEQEEMFDDLAAGDKPVFPQNFYNDELIAIALDYLELLGDGRLAAR from the coding sequence ATGTTTCGATCAGCCATGAAGGGCGCCGGAGCGAAGACGCGCCGGAGATTGCTGGGACTCGCCCTCGTCGGCGTGGCAACGTCGACCCTCGTCGCGCCCCTGGCGACCGCTCGTCCGACCGATCCGGACCCGCGCGAGAAGATCAAGCAGAAGAACATCTCGATCTTCGTCTCGTCGCTGATCGACAAGCGTCACATGGCCAAGCTGGGCGTCGGCGACGACATCTCGCAACGCGCACTGGAGATGTATTTCAAGACGCTTGACCCGATGAAGCTCTACTTCTACCAAAGCGACATCGACCAGTTCGCCCCCGAGTCGACCAAGATCGACGACTACATCAAGGCGGGCGACGTCACGCTCGCCAAGAAAATCTTCGACCTGTTCCTCACTCGCGTCGCCGAACGGACCGCCGTCGCCCAAAAGTTGGTCGACGCGCCGCACGATTTCACCGTCGACGAGTCGATGGAGCGCGATCCCGAAAAGATGTCGTGGTTCAAGACTAAGGAAGAAGCCGACGAACGTTGGCGCAAGCGGGTGAAGTACGACCTGCTGCTCCAAACCACCGACAAAGAAACGCCGGCTGATCAAACCCTCGATCGCCTCCACAAGCGTTACCGCGCCATCGACAAGCGCTGGGACCAAACGAGCAACGACGAGCTGCTCGAAATGTTCCTCACCGCCGTGACGATGAGCTTCGATCCCCACAGCAGCTACATGTCGCCGGAGAATCTCGAGAACTTCGCGATTCAAATGCGGCTGGAACTCGACGGCATCGGCGCTTCGCTCGAATCGAAGTACGGCGAAACCGTCGTCCGCCACATCGTCCCCGGCGGCGCCGCCGATAAAGACGGCCGCCTCAAGGTCGACGACGTCATCACCGGCGTCGCTCAAGGCCCCGAGGGCGAGATGATCGACATCACCGACATGAAGCTCAACGACGTCGTGATGAAGATTCGCGGCAAACCGGGGAGCGTCGTTCGCCTCGAAGTGAAGAAGGCCGGCGGCGCCGAGCTCGCCAACTACGACATCACCCGCGCTCGCATCGAGCTGAAGGATAGCGAAGCCCGCAGCGCCGTCGTCGAACGCGGCCCGAAGGGCGAAGTCGTGAAGGCTGAGGAAGGTTCATCGCTGAAGGTGGCCGACGATCCCAACGCCGCCACCGGCAACGTCATCGAGCAAAAGAGCGCTGACGGCACGGTGTTCCGCATCGGCGTCATCAACCTGCCCAGCTTCTACATGGACATGGAAGGCCGTCGCAGCGGTCGCGAGGACTACAAGAGCGCCGTCCGCGACGTTCGCCGGCTCCTCGAAGAACTGAAGCAACAAAAGGTCGACATGATCGTGATGGACCTCCGCTTCAACGGCGGCGGTTCGCTCCCCGAGTCGGTCGAAATGACCGGTCTGTTCATCGACCAAGGTCCGGTCGTGCAGGTGAAGGGCCCCGATGGCCGCGTCATCCCGCACGACGACGACAAGCCGGGCGCCGTTTGGGAAGGCCCGCTGATGGTCGTAATTAACAAGTTCAGCGCCAGCGCCAGCGAGATCTTCGCCGGAGCGATCCAAGACTACGGTCGCGGCATCGTCGTCGGCGACAAGGCGACGCACGGCAAGGGCACGGTTCAGGAACTTGAAGAACTCGGCCGCTACGTCAATCAGTTCGCTCCGCCGAACTACGGCGCCCTGAAGATGACGATCCAACAGTTCTACCGCCCCGGCGGCGACAGCACGCAAAACCGCGGCGTCGTCTCCGACGTCGAACTGCCGTCGCAGACCACCCACTGGCCGGTCGGCGAATCGGATCTCGACTACGCGTTGAAGTTCGACAGCGTGCTGCCCCGGCCGCACGAGAACTACCCGAACGCTTCGCCAAAGACCCTCGACGAACTCCGCAGCCGCTCGACCGCTCGCGTCGAGAAGAGCAAGGACTTCGACAAGGTAAAGAAGCAAATCGCTCGCTACCTGGAACGCAAGGACGAACCCCTCACGCTCAACAAGGAAAAGTTCATCGCCGAACGCGACGAGCTGAATACCGAAAAGGAGCAAGAGGAAATGTTCGACGACCTCGCGGCAGGCGACAAGCCAGTCTTCCCGCAGAACTTCTATAACGACGAGCTGATCGCGATCGCTCTCGATTATCTGGAACTGCTGGGCGACGGCCGCTTGGCTGCCCGCTAA
- the proC gene encoding pyrroline-5-carboxylate reductase: protein MKNIGFIGAGRMATALARGCVEVNLVAAEQVLASDPHEESRTKFASQLEGAQVTADNAAILAACDTVVLAVKPQMMSGVLAGIKPHVEPRHLLVSIAAGVTLQRLAEQLPPGTRIIRVMPNTPCLIGLGASAFALDTTATADDAATVERLLESVGKSYEVEEPLLDAVTGLSGSGPAFIYTVIEAMAAGGVAGGLSPELALELATQTAAGAAAMLSQTGLSPAELRSHVTSPNGTTLAGLNALAARDGAAALQAAVEAATNRSIELGKA from the coding sequence ATGAAAAACATAGGTTTTATCGGCGCCGGCCGTATGGCGACTGCACTCGCACGCGGGTGCGTCGAGGTAAATTTGGTCGCGGCCGAGCAAGTGCTAGCGAGCGATCCGCACGAAGAGTCGCGCACGAAGTTCGCTAGTCAGTTGGAAGGCGCCCAAGTTACCGCCGACAACGCCGCGATCCTCGCCGCCTGCGACACGGTCGTCCTCGCCGTGAAGCCGCAGATGATGTCGGGCGTGCTGGCGGGCATCAAACCGCACGTCGAGCCGCGGCACTTGTTGGTGTCGATCGCCGCAGGCGTCACGCTCCAACGGCTCGCCGAGCAACTGCCGCCTGGGACGCGAATCATCCGCGTCATGCCGAACACGCCTTGCCTGATCGGGCTTGGCGCCAGCGCGTTCGCGCTCGATACGACAGCCACCGCCGACGATGCGGCGACCGTCGAACGGCTGCTGGAGAGCGTCGGCAAGTCGTACGAAGTCGAGGAGCCGCTGCTCGATGCCGTCACTGGCTTGAGCGGTTCGGGCCCGGCGTTCATTTACACCGTGATCGAAGCGATGGCGGCGGGGGGCGTGGCCGGCGGGTTGTCGCCTGAGCTCGCGCTGGAACTCGCCACGCAAACGGCCGCCGGGGCCGCGGCGATGCTGTCGCAAACGGGCCTCTCGCCTGCCGAGTTGCGCAGCCACGTCACCAGCCCGAACGGCACGACGCTCGCCGGGCTCAACGCGCTCGCCGCCCGCGACGGCGCGGCCGCACTCCAAGCGGCGGTCGAGGCGGCTACGAATCGTTCTATCGAGTTAGGAAAAGCGTAA
- a CDS encoding DUF456 domain-containing protein yields MNPWLYYTLAILLVCCGGLCWLTNLFSLPGNWILLGMAALFAWLASDVGGHGIGWTTVGIMAGLAVLGEVIEFFAGAAGAAKQGASRRSIVFSLIGGMAGSIGGAMLGLPVPVIGSVIAALLGGSLGAFAGAYLGEKSIERPHSESMAVARGAFAGRLWGTVGKFAVGAVMLGVMTVDALVG; encoded by the coding sequence GTGAATCCCTGGCTTTACTACACCCTGGCGATCTTGCTGGTCTGCTGCGGCGGCCTCTGCTGGCTGACGAACCTGTTCAGCCTGCCGGGCAATTGGATCTTGCTGGGGATGGCGGCGCTGTTCGCCTGGCTGGCGTCGGACGTCGGCGGGCACGGCATCGGCTGGACGACCGTCGGCATCATGGCGGGGCTGGCGGTGCTGGGCGAGGTAATCGAGTTCTTCGCAGGGGCTGCTGGCGCCGCCAAGCAAGGGGCAAGCCGGCGGTCGATCGTCTTCTCGCTGATTGGCGGCATGGCGGGGAGCATCGGCGGAGCGATGCTGGGGCTGCCGGTGCCGGTGATCGGCTCGGTGATTGCGGCCTTACTCGGAGGATCGCTGGGGGCGTTTGCCGGGGCCTACTTGGGCGAGAAGTCGATCGAGCGGCCGCACAGCGAGAGCATGGCGGTGGCGCGGGGAGCGTTTGCGGGGCGGCTGTGGGGGACGGTGGGGAAGTTCGCCGTCGGGGCCGTCATGCTGGGAGTGATGACGGTGGATGCGCTGGTGGGGTGA
- a CDS encoding transposase, translating into MSDFKRIQKSSSSSVEHFKGRHRFEHWYIDNQVYFLTARCRERHPAFATEQAKAIFWGRFDHYAAKYGFVPWITSLLDNHYHSLGYLRIGKNLGPMMQRVHGSVAKLVNDTLPERRVPFWSEEGHRDYFDGAIRDEKQCRQAYKYTLRQAVRHGIASDWRDYPHTRVAIDLDRGVKRALELKAFLEGVPYKRYQNQKPR; encoded by the coding sequence ATGAGCGACTTCAAGCGAATCCAAAAGAGTTCCTCCTCTTCGGTCGAGCACTTCAAAGGCCGCCACCGCTTCGAACACTGGTACATCGACAACCAGGTGTACTTCCTCACCGCCCGCTGCCGCGAACGCCATCCCGCGTTCGCAACGGAGCAGGCGAAGGCGATCTTCTGGGGTCGCTTCGACCACTACGCCGCGAAGTATGGCTTCGTGCCGTGGATCACCAGCCTCCTCGATAACCACTACCACTCGCTCGGTTACCTACGCATCGGCAAGAACCTCGGCCCAATGATGCAACGCGTTCACGGTTCGGTCGCGAAGCTGGTGAACGACACGCTGCCGGAACGCCGCGTGCCGTTTTGGAGCGAGGAAGGCCATCGCGATTACTTCGACGGCGCTATTCGCGACGAGAAGCAGTGCCGGCAGGCGTATAAGTACACGCTCAGGCAAGCAGTGCGGCACGGGATTGCGAGCGATTGGCGCGATTATCCGCACACCAGAGTGGCGATCGATCTCGACCGCGGCGTGAAGCGGGCGCTCGAACTGAAAGCGTTCCTCGAAGGCGTGCCGTACAAGCGGTACCAGAACCAGAAGCCTCGTTAG